One Vallitalea pronyensis genomic region harbors:
- a CDS encoding metallophosphoesterase family protein, producing the protein MEQITFGIFTDLHGEIMPDSKKRLQVFMDDAKSRTLDFIIQAGDFAPLGSHDAKMVHIYNAFQGEKYHVLGNHDTDDCVKEDAIHRLQIPHPYYRFKSKGFKCIVLDTNNFYCEDTDTYVPFDKNSLDMKRSRSCIPPEQLQWLEQELQEDCKCLIFSHASLTGERTGIAGQESFWKVIDEVHKQAGYKKVKACFHGHDHFDSLHVHHGVYSIGIPSISNQWIGQQHVNTDVQKECLTRYPELIHVVPYAQPLYTFVTCNHQEIIIEGKETTYVGGKPSKYGRDMQMGYDHMSSFMKRKVLPY; encoded by the coding sequence ATGGAGCAAATAACGTTTGGCATTTTCACAGATTTACATGGTGAAATCATGCCTGATAGTAAGAAACGATTACAAGTATTTATGGACGATGCTAAGTCAAGAACATTGGATTTTATTATTCAAGCTGGGGACTTCGCTCCTCTTGGTTCTCATGATGCAAAAATGGTTCATATATATAATGCTTTTCAAGGCGAAAAGTATCATGTATTAGGCAATCATGATACAGATGATTGTGTGAAGGAAGATGCCATTCATAGGTTGCAGATACCTCACCCTTATTATCGTTTCAAATCAAAAGGCTTTAAGTGTATTGTATTGGACACCAATAATTTTTATTGTGAAGACACAGATACCTATGTGCCTTTTGATAAAAATAGCTTGGACATGAAGCGCTCCAGATCGTGCATACCGCCAGAGCAATTACAATGGTTAGAGCAGGAGCTACAAGAGGATTGCAAATGCCTTATATTTTCTCATGCAAGTCTAACAGGTGAAAGAACAGGTATCGCTGGTCAAGAAAGTTTTTGGAAAGTTATTGATGAGGTACATAAACAGGCAGGTTATAAGAAAGTGAAGGCATGCTTTCATGGTCATGATCATTTTGACAGCCTGCATGTGCATCATGGTGTTTATTCCATCGGTATACCAAGTATATCCAATCAATGGATTGGACAGCAACATGTAAATACGGATGTTCAAAAGGAATGTTTGACCCGTTACCCAGAATTGATACATGTTGTACCTTATGCACAGCCGTTGTATACATTTGTTACCTGTAACCATCAAGAAATCATCATTGAAGGTAAAGAAACCACATACGTTGGTGGAAAGCCCAGTAAGTACGGACGGGACATGCAGATGGGTTATGACCATATGTCCTCTTTCATGAAAAGGAAAGTATTGCCTTACTAA
- a CDS encoding LacI family DNA-binding transcriptional regulator produces the protein MKKSKPTMQDIAKAAGVSKATVSMVLNKKDDCISEGTRARILAIADELNYIPNSIARSLSTNKSGTIGIMLPDITNPFFSQIARAVEDAASDYDYNVIFCNMDNDIAKEVKYTKLLVSKLVDGVIFVTGGRSPESVKILENNHIPFVFVDRHVQGFEHYSGVYCLNKDGSYEGVKYLYKKGKRKIAFVTGDKTLSISKLRLEGFMESAMELGIYREDWVFYSDFTIEGGRRITEKVVATCDEIDTIFYSNDLMAIGGMRTLRAAGIRVPDDVGVMGYDDIAISGMMNPALTTIHQPIYDMGIQSCRLLVKHIRGQLKKQKIIRYAPEILERQSI, from the coding sequence ATGAAAAAATCAAAACCAACCATGCAAGATATTGCAAAAGCAGCTGGTGTTTCAAAAGCAACAGTATCCATGGTGTTAAATAAAAAGGATGACTGTATCAGTGAAGGAACCAGAGCGCGTATTTTGGCTATAGCTGATGAACTAAACTATATACCTAATTCCATAGCTAGAAGTTTAAGTACAAATAAATCGGGGACTATCGGTATCATGTTGCCAGATATCACCAATCCATTCTTCTCTCAGATTGCTAGAGCAGTAGAGGATGCAGCTAGTGACTATGATTATAATGTTATTTTTTGCAACATGGACAATGATATAGCAAAAGAAGTCAAATATACAAAGTTATTAGTCAGTAAGTTAGTAGACGGTGTCATTTTTGTAACAGGTGGTAGAAGCCCAGAGAGTGTAAAAATCTTAGAAAATAATCATATACCTTTTGTGTTTGTTGATCGTCATGTTCAAGGATTTGAGCATTACTCGGGTGTCTATTGTCTCAATAAAGATGGCTCCTATGAAGGTGTCAAATACCTTTATAAAAAAGGAAAGCGGAAGATAGCTTTTGTTACGGGGGATAAAACCCTGAGTATATCCAAGTTGCGTCTAGAAGGTTTTATGGAAAGTGCTATGGAGCTTGGCATATATCGTGAAGACTGGGTGTTTTATAGTGATTTTACCATTGAAGGTGGCCGAAGGATAACAGAGAAAGTGGTTGCTACCTGTGATGAGATTGATACCATTTTTTATAGCAATGATCTGATGGCCATTGGTGGTATGCGCACATTAAGAGCAGCTGGTATTCGTGTTCCTGATGATGTGGGCGTTATGGGATATGACGATATTGCTATTTCGGGTATGATGAATCCAGCTCTGACCACCATTCATCAGCCTATATACGATATGGGCATACAATCCTGCCGTTTACTCGTCAAGCATATTAGAGGGCAGTTAAAGAAACAGAAAATCATCCGTTATGCACCAGAGATACTAGAAAGACAATCCATATAG
- the thrS gene encoding threonine--tRNA ligase produces MKVTLKDGSEKIYKKGMSVLEIAADMSSSLARMACAAEVNGQLVDLRYMLEEDVDLHILTFHDAKGQDAFRHTTAHILAQAVKRLYPEAKLAIGPSIENGFYYDFDIEKPFTSDDLPAIEKEMKKIIKENYAISRFELSKDEAIRLMKEKGEDYKVELIENLKESSVISFYGQGEFVDLCAGPHLMSTKSCKAFKLLSVAGAYWHGDEKNKMLSRIYGTSFTKKANLDAYLERLEEAKKRDHRKLGKTLELFAMFDEGPGFPFFLPKGMVLRNTLMDYWRQVHNKANYHEIATPVMLNKDLWIRSGHWEHYRENMYTSEIDQQEYAIKPMNCPGGMLVYRNKIHSYKELPLRIGELGLVHRHELSGTLHGLMRVRNFTQDDAHIFMLPEQVKDEIVQVIHLIDEMYKVFGFQYHMELSTRPDNSIGSDEDWEMATHALKEALDENGLAYVVNEGDGAFYGPKIDFHLEDCLGRTWQCGTIQLDFQLPERFELEYIGQDGEKHRPVTIHRVVFGSIERFIGILIEHFAGVFPMWLAPVQVKVLPISDKYQDYATDVVAKLKANGIRVELDDRAEKIGYKIREGRMERVPYLFILGQKEAEEGLVAVRSRVGGDEGGLPLNDVISRLRKEIDEKVIPVTEEKEQ; encoded by the coding sequence ATGAAAGTAACACTTAAAGATGGTTCAGAAAAAATATATAAAAAAGGTATGTCTGTATTAGAGATTGCAGCTGATATGAGTTCTTCATTAGCTCGTATGGCTTGTGCAGCAGAAGTTAATGGTCAATTAGTTGACCTTCGATACATGTTGGAAGAAGATGTTGACCTTCATATTTTAACATTTCATGATGCCAAGGGACAAGATGCTTTTAGGCATACAACAGCACACATACTGGCTCAAGCAGTGAAACGTTTGTATCCAGAAGCGAAGCTCGCTATTGGTCCTTCAATAGAGAATGGATTCTACTATGATTTTGATATAGAAAAGCCATTTACTTCTGATGATTTACCTGCTATTGAAAAAGAAATGAAGAAAATTATAAAAGAAAATTATGCAATTAGCCGTTTTGAGCTATCTAAAGACGAAGCCATTCGGTTGATGAAAGAAAAAGGAGAGGATTATAAGGTTGAGTTAATTGAGAATCTAAAAGAAAGTTCTGTGATTTCTTTCTATGGGCAAGGGGAATTTGTTGATTTATGTGCGGGTCCTCATCTCATGTCAACAAAATCCTGCAAAGCCTTTAAACTATTATCCGTAGCAGGAGCATACTGGCATGGAGATGAGAAGAATAAGATGTTGTCACGAATCTACGGAACATCTTTTACAAAGAAAGCAAATTTGGATGCTTACTTAGAGCGTTTAGAGGAAGCAAAGAAACGGGATCACCGTAAGCTTGGTAAGACATTAGAGTTGTTTGCCATGTTTGATGAGGGTCCTGGTTTTCCATTCTTTTTGCCAAAAGGCATGGTTCTTAGAAATACATTAATGGATTATTGGCGTCAGGTTCATAACAAAGCGAATTATCATGAGATTGCTACACCTGTGATGTTAAATAAAGATTTGTGGATTCGTTCAGGTCATTGGGAGCATTATCGTGAAAATATGTATACAAGTGAGATTGATCAGCAAGAATACGCCATTAAACCCATGAATTGTCCAGGTGGTATGCTCGTCTATCGAAATAAAATACATTCCTACAAGGAGTTGCCACTGCGTATTGGTGAGTTAGGTTTAGTACATCGTCATGAGTTATCTGGAACTTTACATGGATTAATGCGTGTAAGAAACTTTACGCAGGATGATGCCCATATTTTTATGTTACCTGAACAGGTTAAGGATGAGATTGTTCAAGTGATTCATCTCATTGATGAAATGTATAAGGTTTTTGGCTTTCAGTATCATATGGAGCTATCTACGAGACCTGATAACAGCATTGGTAGTGATGAAGATTGGGAGATGGCTACCCATGCATTAAAGGAAGCCCTTGACGAAAATGGGTTAGCATATGTAGTGAATGAAGGAGATGGGGCTTTCTATGGCCCCAAGATAGATTTTCATTTAGAAGATTGTTTAGGACGAACATGGCAGTGTGGTACCATACAACTTGATTTTCAATTACCAGAACGATTTGAGCTTGAATACATTGGTCAAGATGGAGAAAAACATCGCCCCGTTACGATTCATCGTGTTGTATTTGGTAGTATTGAGCGTTTTATCGGTATTCTTATCGAGCATTTTGCAGGTGTATTTCCCATGTGGTTAGCACCTGTACAAGTAAAAGTGTTGCCAATTTCAGATAAATATCAAGATTATGCCACAGATGTTGTAGCTAAGTTAAAGGCTAATGGCATTCGCGTAGAACTTGATGACCGTGCCGAGAAGATTGGCTATAAAATCCGTGAAGGCCGTATGGAAAGAGTACCCTATCTCTTCATCCTAGGGCAAAAAGAGGCTGAAGAAGGTCTTGTGGCTGTCAGAAGTCGTGTTGGGGGTGATGAAGGAGGCTTGCCACTTAATGATGTGATAAGTCGCTTGAGAAAAGAGATTGATGAGAAAGTGATACCTGTCACAGAGGAAAAAGAGCAATAG